A genomic stretch from Psilocybe cubensis strain MGC-MH-2018 chromosome 1, whole genome shotgun sequence includes:
- a CDS encoding Glutathione hydrolase-like YwrD proenzyme — translation MPPVTIDWSKVNNPELIFQRFASRRSVVYGTKGMVSSSQPLATEAGLEILRKGGNAADAAVATSVALNVTEPSCCGIGGDAFCLFYDAKTKTVKALNGSGRAPAKLDIDYLLARGIKGSIPLTDLNSVTVPGAAAAWVDTIETFGSGSVTIADIFEPAIRLAEEGVPVSEIHGHAASSAYKYEMLLNGKAPLPGQIIKLPNLARTFKEVVAHGKDGFYKGRVASAIVELIKSKGGLMELEDLANHRSTFVEPIQYTYANEVTVYECPPNGQGITALLALGILESIQEQGLSKPLSEMEHNSPEYLHTLIEALRLAFADSQYYVTDPDVEHIPVKELLSKEYLASRARLFNSKGANPRVIHGNPVNSSDTVYFSVTDQWGNACSYIQSNYAGFGTGGKVMTCLGDPAMYTLTIS, via the exons ATGCCCCCAGTTACCATCGATTGGTCCAAGGTCAACAATCCAGAGCTTATATTCCAGCGCTTTGCCAGTCGCAGGTCTGTGGTATATGGCACTAAGGGAATGGTGTCTTCATCCCAACCATTGGCGACAGAGGCGGGTCTAGAGATATTGAGAAAGGGCGGGAATGCAG CGGATGCTGCAGTTGCTACTTCAGTTGCATTAAACGTAACAGAGCCAAGTTGCTGCGGGATCGGCGG CGACGCATTTTGCCTTTTTTATGATGCAAAGACGAAGACGGTAAAGGCGCTAAATGGGTCAGGCCGTGCTCCAGCTAAATTGGACATTGACTATCTTCTGGCTCGCGGAATCAAAGGGTCTATTCCTTTAACCGACCTTAACTCTGTAACAGTTCCAG gggctgctgctgcttggGTAGATACCATTGAGACCTTTGGGAGTGGCTCGGTTACAATTGCTGATATCTTCGAGCCAGCAATACGTTTGGCAGAAGAAGG TGTCCCCGTGTCGGAGATTCATGGACATGCGGCAAGTTCTGCTTACAAAT ATGAAATGTTACTCAATGGCAAGGCACCTTTGCCTGGTCAAATTATCAAGCTACCCAATTTGGCGCGAACCTTCAAAGAAGTAGTAGCCCATGGAAAAGACGGTTTTTACAAGGGCAGAGTAGCCTCCGCCATTGTTGAACTCATCAAAAGCAAAGGTGGCCTCATGGAACTGGAAGACCTGGCTAATCACAGATCGACATTTGTAGAACCTATTCAGTATACTTATGCAAACGAAGTCACTGTGTACGAG TGCCCACCAAATGGACAGG GTATAACGGCCTTACTTGCGTTGGGAATCCTGGAAAGCATTCAGGAACAAGGACTCTCGAAACCTCTCTCTGAAATGGAGCATAATTCGCCGGAGTATCTACACACTCTAATCGAAGCATTACG ACTCGCGTTTGCTG ACAGCCAATACTATGTTACAGACCCTGACGTCGAACATATCCCAGTTAAAGAATTGCTTAGTAAG gAATACTTAGCATCCAGAGCTCGGCTATTTAACTCAAAGGGAGCAAATCCACGAGTCATTCAT GGAAACCCGGTCAATTCATCTGATACCGTTTATTTCTCAG TTACAGATCAGTGGGGAAATGCCTGTAGTTATATTCAAAGTAATTACGCAG GTTTTGGAACTGGTGGTAAGGTTATGACTTGTTTAGGAGACCCAGCTATGTATACATTAACCATCTCTTAG
- a CDS encoding 3-phytase A: MLGSSFTLSLVGLLCLISDVAAGSPPLASSFAGSTTSAVFPPPNATITATDTFFPDASDIGFAGPTPTGDEANAIATAPVNAKVDNFFPLINPGAQDTKKNKPFDVLVHAGSLSPWQSVDSFGLPDASPVIPQGCELVQAHLLHRHGARYPTSGSGPANFAAKVHAAATGAGFSATGALSFLNTWTYKLGAELLTPFGRSQLFNLGVGFRVKYGELLKDFKDLPVFRTTSEARMVDSAVHFAAGFFGVQTYQQEYHQLITIENDGQNNTLAPYETCTNSNNAIGSFGNVQSAKWADVYTAPIIKRLGKDLNGLRLTATDVTSMQQLCAYETVALGFSQFCNLFTEDEWKSFEYLNDLSFWYSNGPGNPTSSAMGIGYVQELVSRLTKTRITTFNTSVNASIVTDEVLFPLDQPIFVDASHDTILSAIFVAMNFTSLAANGPLPTDHIPKDQTYFVNQIAPFASNLVGQVLSCSASTKPTHIRWILNDGVLPLTGIKGCKANKDGMCDLEAFISGMKARIAEVDFAFDCFANFTIPIPDNIVNGQFPK; this comes from the exons ATGCTGGGGTCTTCCTTTACCTTGTCTTTGGTTGGGCTTTTGTGCTTGATATCCGACGTTGCGGCAGGGTCTCCTCCGTTGGCCTCCTCGTTCGCTGGATCAACGACCAGTGCGGTGTTCCCACCTCCCAACGCTACTATAACAGCCACAGACACATTCTTTCCGGATGCTTCGGACATTGGCTTTGCTGGTCCTACTCCAA CTGGAGACGAAGCCAATGCAATAGCCACTGCCCCAGTGAATGCTAAAGTGGACAATTTCTTCCCTCTAATCAATCCTGGGGCGCAGGATACGAAGAAAAATAAGCCTTTCGATGTTTTGGTGCACGCCGGAAGTTTAAGTCCCTGGCAATCAGTCGATTCTTTCGGACTGCCAGACGCATCTCCGGTTATACCGCAAGGGTGTGAGCTTGTTCAGGCACACCTTCTTCACCGTCATGGAGCCAGATATCCAACATCTGGTAGCGGACCTGCTAATTTCGCGGCTAAAGTTCACGCAGCAGCCACAGGTGCTGGATTTTCTGCAACGGGTGCTCTTAGCTTCTTGAACACCTGGACCTATAAACTTGGCGCGGAATTACTGACCCCATTTGGTCGTTCACAATT GTTCAACTTGGGAGTTGGGTTCAGAGTGAAATATG GAGAACTACTCAAGGACTTTAAAGATTTGCCTGTCTTTCGCACAACCTCTGAAG CTCGAATGGTAGATTCAGC CGTACATTTTGCTGCAGGTTTTTTCGGCGTTCAAACGTACCAACAAGAATATCACCAGCTTATCACCATTGAAAACGATGGTCAAAATAATACCCTTGCTCCCTACGAAACCTGTACTAATAGTAATAATGCTATCGGCTCTTTCGGAAACGTCCAGTCGGCAAAATGGGCAGACGTTTACACAGCACCTATAATAAAAAGACTCGGAAAAGACTTGAACGGTCTTCGACTTACAGCGACCGACGTAACTTCAATGCAGCAGTTATGTGCTTATGAG ACCGTGGCTCTCGGGTTTTCCCAGTTCTGTAATTTGTTTACtgaagatgaatggaaaTCTTTCGAATACTTGAATG ATCTCTCATTTTGGTACTCCAATGGACCTGGAAATCCCACCTCCAGTGCAATGGGCATTGGATATGTACAAGAACTTGTTTCACGACTTACAAAAACACGAATTACAACTTTTAATACGTCTGTCAATGCCTCGATTGTGACTGACGAAGTGCTCTTTCCACTTGACCAGCCCATATTTGTGGATGCATCTCATGATACCATCCTTTCTGCAA TATTCGTTGCTATGAATTTTACCAGCCTTGCAGCAAATGGCCCATTGCCAACAGATCATATACCGAAGGATCAG acATACTTTGTCAACCAAATTGCACCCTTTGCTTCCAACCTTGTTGGACAGGTTCTTTCTTGCTCTGCGTCTACAAAGCCAACTCACATTCGATGGATTCTGAACGACGGCGTTTTACCCCTTACTGGTATCAAAGGTTGCAAGGCCAATAAGGATGGAATGTGTGACCTGGAAGCCTTTATTTCTGGAATGAAGGCACGAATCGCGGAGGTGGACTTCGCATTTGACTGCTTTGCAAACTTTACCATTCCTATCCCTGATAATATAGTCAATGGGCAGTTTCCTAAGTAG
- a CDS encoding Protein phosphatase 2C-like protein 4 (Protein phosphatase 2C homolog 4) has protein sequence MAYRCLLKLPSHSATKPRSIARYHDYIRAATPGRTERPYITFTTHVQPAGSIRVPLSSPKVIGVVNSRGNRRQILNQVHQEDFYGFATLSLPPEELRLSLKRDHGVDWDPSQVGDVLARQVLFVGIYDGHGGSAVAQYLRQELHGLFESVDKSLIPELFGWIKEIGGYFKRFKGGAIAPWIDGTNKEEMTLEARATLTFFEVDKNLSADNAAQACGATASVAVLQSLDAPATPFFSAEKLALTVAHCGDTRVLLCSTLNGQVFPMTENHYPDARIESIRLRRMMGSSLITDSYGESRWMGSLANTRWYVLNTILQNLGDLNYKKFGITPEPEVRSKLLNGREWAFLVLVSDGISSILSDAEIVDLARGCNDPKTAAERILAFSEELGGEDNATAIVVPLAGWGKITGPDATKDLRAYRQKQAVGSERQRLSCEIPSSKYTSLLISPAAPVSLLSTSGVPAEIQKRGESSAVWGVKPRMNTLPQIRR, from the exons ATGGCTTATAGATGCTTGCTGAAGCTTCCGTCTCATAGCGCTACCAAACCTCGAAGCATTGCGAGATACCACGATTACATTCGCGCGGCTACACCAGGTAGGACTGAGCGTCCATACATTACATTTACTACTCATGTGCAACCAGCTGGCTCTATAAGAGTACCATTGTCGTCCCCCAAGGTCATCGGCGTCGTGAACTCGCGTGGAAATAGAAGGCAAATACTAAATCAAGT TCACCAAGAAGATTTCTATGGTTTTGCCACACTATCCTTACCGCCAGAGGAACTACGTTTATCCCTCAAACGAGATCATGGTGTTGATTGGGACCCCAGTCAAGTTGGGGACGTACTTGCGCGTCAAGTGCTCTTTGTAGGAATTTACGACGG GCACGGAGGGTCAGCAGTAGCTCAATACTTGCGCCAGGAACTACATGGATTATTCGAGTCTGTAGACAAATCACTTATACCGGAGTTATTTGGGTGGATAAAAGAAATTGGAGGCTATTTCAAGCGATTCAAAGGCGGGGCAATCGCACCTTGGATAGATGGGACGAATAAAGAAGAAATGACTTTGGAAGCCCGTGCAACCTTGACTTTTTTTGAG GTGGATAAAAATCTATCAGCAGATAATGCAGCACAAGCATGTGGCGCTACCGCTTCTGTAGCAGTTCTACAATCCCTGGATGCGCCAGCAACTCCATTCTTCTCGGCTGAGAAATTGGCATTGACAGTTGCTCATTGCGG TGATACTAGAGTGCTACTATGTTCGACACTAAACGGACAAGTCTTTCCTATGACAGAAAACCATTATCCAGATGCACGTATAGAAAGCATTAGATTACGTAGAATGATGGGCTCTTCTCTCATTACGGATTCATATGGTGAATCTCG ATGGATGGGCTCTCTCGCAAACACGCGATGGTATGTATTGAATACTATATTGCAAAA TCTCGGGGATTTGAATTACAAAAAATTCGGGATAACACCAGAACCCGAAGTTCGCTCAAAATTACTGAACG GAAGAGAATGGGCTTTCCTTGTGCTTGTCTCTGACGGAATATCTTCTATATTATCAGATGCCGAAATAGTAGACCTCGCAAGAGGATGTAATGATCCAAAAACTGCAGCTGAACGAATATTAGCCTTTTCGGAAGAGTTGGGAGGGGAAGACAATGCCACCGCCATCGTAGTGCCATTGGCAGGTTGGGGAAAGATCACTGGTCCGGATGCGACCAAAGATCTTCGAGCTTATAGGCAAAAGCAAGCCG TGGGGAGTGAACGACAGCGGC TTTCTTGTGAGATCCCGTCTTCGAAGTATACTTCACTGTTAATATCTCCCGCGGCGCCAGTGTCTTTACTTTCCACATCTGGAGTCCCAGCAGAAATACAAAAACGAGGGGAGTCAAGCGCAGTCTGGGGTGTGAAGCCACGCA TGAATACTCTTCCTCAAATAAGACGCTGA
- a CDS encoding Efflux pump FUB11 has product MSAYTLVQDDPDNLNIDAQASTSSESTRRLDHKLDEKSLADYDPYLIDAFDPGDPDDPQNWSDAKRWYLTLISGLLVLNATFASSSPSGIFPQLKDEFQMSEKVGILTLSLFVCGYCVGPLLWGPLSEQYGRRPLFVYPFFVYMARDIFLRWRLKNDTKSQCFMMANALAQNTTSVLLFRFLGGTFAAAPLTNSGALISDIWDAKMRGKAMAVFTVAPFAGPALGPTAAGFIGDTISWRWLFWVLAAFAAVCEILIVFTIPETYAPKLLVKKAQAKRAETGNERYYAILERQDLDYKKRIEDILAKPFVVLFCEPMLFVITLYMSFVYGCLYLLFTAYPIVFAQGHQFSAGVSGLMFLPIPIGGALAVVLYVAYYNPQYEKEAERCNPRPVAPEFRLEMVLYAAPLFAMSFFWFAWTSFPHLSYWAPMLSGLLMGFAIQLIFLGLFNYIIDAYLSVAASALASSTVIRSIFGAAFPLSYSINVINPVLNIYGLVEPCIRNPRIHRQSGIPSITRTSKGTPNPNPGGGTGNLQQSGQSTPKSVTFGGPGKTHSIKSKVLGRQKMPKIHHELDLWDQGTPVRDGLTSTSASRRRYTSMPSDLQAQIDIDNDCIARGLASSSPPLVDFTHFEDMYRGPRIGAFEGLVPYRNRSKTRNGLRSSSGGEKSSLTDKPRPVTMDGRSTASLSVPGTSTLPASARKPDPRLIIASLRDILGTSYRVEDYLNSFELLAAHQLDQLDFEERDAFHASLLEKGKIHVKTHDGPLTVLGEPIRKASIYSSTYVVLGGREHCLPIIVVNCIEELYRTGIYQPHLFRSLPNRARLFELIGIFNSEVPLPGSTIRSRQSNSHPITSVGFGINTSLHLESTPDICALLTTYLSSLPEPILPSFMFRAIWDWCELDDDDNDNHEGNVKLASDPKPTSAFGRRHGLPSTVPLARTYTSPTESTHILVAQLLLQLLPSPNFSLIIYLLAFFSQVALVKEENGVGVEDLSRMFGGRIFGGGSVATSTLQSIGESKSAEDVFNTTQTRREGEAMMSWFLRRWGPISEGLFDVVDDAKMGLFKRTMARKDSLGHDILTSWLTDTGRPGGNSSQSGASDKNAVRGGWVSDAEEIQRRKGLNKCFPSTQEPFQDIPQIRLENPQDQSTPKSKAATVWVNEKSSRDENVDEELDIINDYVMLNSGTNPVATTSSLNYSEDATIDIARVLPSSGLQSGPATSPDERLMDISLPAFFNETYPTSPNPCEEPTMVHVPQTRKPGLCSVAVQTGSIPNGSPSILSSEANQISDRNVSGSRGGRDQSSLEIIITALQKQLKNRSDTLEEVQKEMEVCKKELDLRARRIAELERSMTGC; this is encoded by the exons ATGTCAGCGTACACACTGGTACAAGACG ATCCTGACAACCTGAATATCGATGCTCAAGCCTCCACCTCGTCAGAGTCGACGCGTCGCTTGGACCACAAACTGGATGAGAAAAGTCTTGCTGATTATGACCCCTATCTGATTGATGCATTCGACCCTGGTGATCCGGATGATCCACAA AATTGGTCTGACGCGAAGCGATGGTATCTGACTCTGATCAGCGGTCTTCTCGTCTTAAACGC GACTTTTGCTAGTTCGTCTC CATCTGGCATTTTTCCACAGCTGAAGGACGAGTTTCAAATGTCGGAGAAGGTGGGAATTTTAACTTTATCACTTTTTGTTTGTGGTTATTGCGTTGG GCCATTATTATGGGGACCTTTATCAGAGCaatatggaagaagaccACTTTTTGTGTATCCTTTTTTTGTATACATGGCAAGAGACATTTTTCTTAGGTGGCGACTAAAGAATGACACAAAATCTCAGTGCTTCATGATGGCGAATGCCCTTGCGCAAAATACAACTTCGGTCTTGTTATTCCGCTTTCTTGGGGGCACTTTTGCTGCGGCCCCTCTGACCAATTCTGG TGCATTAATATCCGATATCTGGGATGCAAAAATGCGAGGCAAGGCCATGGCGGTATTCACAGTTGCTCCATTTGCTGGTCCGGCTCTGGGACCAACAGCCGCAGGATTCATTGGGGACACAATCTCCTGGCGATGGCTCTTCTGGGTATTGGCTGCCTTT GCGGCCGTTTGCGAAATTTTAATCGTCTTCACAATTCCTGAGACGTATGC GCCAAAACTTCTCGTCAAGAAAGCTCAGGCCAAGCGTGCTGAGACTGGTAATGAACGCTATTACGCCATTTTGGAGAGGCAGGATTTGGACTACAAGAAACGTATCGAAGACATCCTTGCGAAACCTTTTGTGGTCTTATTTTGTGAGCCAATGCTCTTTGTCATTACTCTCTACATGAGT TTTGTTTACGGATGCTTGTACCTCTTGTTTACCGCGTACCCCATCGTGTTCGCCCAAGGACACCAGTTCAGTGCGGGTGTGTCTGGTCTCATGTTTCTTCCGATCCCGATTGGAGGTGCACTTGCAGTTGTTCTT TATGTTGCATACTACAACCCTCAATACGAGAAAGAAGCCGAACGCTGTAACCCAAGGCCCGTTGCTCCAGAATTTCGCCTCGAAATGGTATTATACGCTGCACCCCTTTTTGCCATGtcatttttttggtttgc ATGGACATCTTTTCCACATCTTTCGTACTGGGCCCCCATGCTGTCTGGCTTGCTGATGGGCTTTGCTATTCAACTTATATTC CTAGGGCTGTTTAATTACATTATAGATGCGTATCTATCTGTAGCTGCATCAGCTTTAGCATCAAGCACCGTGATCAGAAGTATATTTGGGGCAGCATTCCCG TTGAGTTATTCGATTAATGTCATCAACCCTGTCCTCAACATCTATG GACTAGTCG AGCCTTGCATCCGCAATCCACGAATTCATCGACAAAGCGGGATACCATCCATTACACGGACATCAAAAGGAACACCCAATCCTAATCCTGGTGGCGGGACTGGTAATTTGCAACAGAGTGGGCAGTCGACGCCCAAGTCAGTGACTTTCGGCGGACCTGGAAAGACACACTCGATCAAGTCGAAAGTGTTAGGTCGTCAAAAAATGCCCAAAATTCATCACGAACTCGACCTCTGGGACCAAGGTACTCCTGTTCGTGATGGTTTGACTTCTACGTCCGCCTCTCGAAGACGATACACGTCAATGCCTTCTGATCTGCAAGCCCAAATCGATATTGACAACGACTGCATTGCTAGGGGACTTGCCAGCTCTAGTCCTCCTCTTGTCGACTTTACTCATTTTGAGGATATGTATCGCGGTCCCAGGATTGGAGCTTTCGAAGGGCTGGTTCCTTATCGAAATCGAAGCAAGACCAGGAATGGACTGAGGAGCAGCAGCGGTGGTGAGAAATCTTCCTTGACAGACAAACCAAGACCAGTTACTATGGATGGGCGCTCGACAGCCTCGTTATCTGTTCCAGGAACGAGTACATTGCCTGCTTCTGCTAGAAAACCTGATCCGCGCTTGATTATAGCTTCTCTGCGGGATATCCTTGGCACTTCGTATCGAGTCGAGGATTACCTCAATTCTTTTGAACTTCTGGCTGCACACCAATTAGATCAACTGGATTTTGAAGAGAGGGATGCATTTCATGCTTCCCTCCTGGAAAAAGGCAAGATACATGTGAAAACTCATGATGGGCCACTTA CGGTACTTGGAGAGCCGATTCGAAAAGCATCGATATATTCATCTACATATGTAGTGCTTGGAGGACGTGAACATTGTCTTCCTATCATAGTGGTTAACTGCATTGAAGAACTATATCGTACAG GTATATATCAGCCACACCTTTTCAGATCTTTGCCAAACCGTGCACGCCTTTTTGAGCTTATCGGCATATTCAATTCGGAAGTCCCCCTTCCAGGCAGCACCATACGTTCGCGACAATCAAATAGTCATCCAATAACAAGCGTTGGTTTTGGGATCAATACATCTCTACATCTCGAGTCCACGCCGGATATCTGTGCTTTGTTGACCACCTATCTATCTTCTCTTCCTGAGCCTATCCTCCCATCTTTCATGTTTCGAGCAATTTGGGATTGGTGTGaattggatgatgatgataatgataacCACGAAGGAAATGTCAAGCTTGCTTCCGACCCAAAACCAACATCTGCCTTCGGACGAAGGCACGGATTACCGTCAACTGTACCGCTTGCACGCACTTACACTAGTCCCACCGAATCCACACACATTCTCGTTGCTCAGCTACTTTTGCAACTCCTTCCATCTCCCAACTTTTCGCTTATCATTTATCTACTCGCATTCTTCAGCCAGGTAGCGTTGGTTAAAGAAGAGAACGGTGTTGGTGTAGAGGACCTGTCTAGGATGTTCGGTGGTCGTATATTCGGAGGCGGATCCGTTGCTACCTCAACGCTGCAATCAATAGGGGAAAGCAAATCTGCAGAGGATGTGTTTAACACTACCCAAACAcggagagaaggagaagctATGATGTCGTGGTTTCTTCGCAGATGGGGCCCAATTTCGGAAGGACTATTCGATGTAGTTGACGATGCTAAGATGGGGCTATTCAAGAGGACAATGGCGAGGAAAGATAGTTTAGGGCATGATATTCTGACATCTTGGCTTACGGATACTGGACGTCCTGGTGGTAATTCTTCACAAAGTGGGGCAAGTGACAAGAACGCCGTCCGAGGAGGTTGGGTTTCAGACGCCGAAGAAATCCAACGTCGTAAAGGCCTTAATAAGTGTTTCCCATCCACCCAAGAACCATTTCAAGACATCCCTCAGATACGCCTAGAAAATCCACAAGACCAGTCTACACCTAAATCAAAGGCTGCGACAGTTTGGGTGAACGAAAAATCATCACGCGACGAGaatgttgatgaagagctcgATATCATCAATGATTACG TTATGTTGAACAGTGGAACAAACCCAGTAGCTACTACTTCTAGCCTCAATTATTCGGAGGACGCTACAATTGACATCGCGCGTGTTTTACCCTCCTCAGGCCTTCAAAGTGGGCCAGCGACGTCTC CTGATGAACGCTTAATGGACATTTCATTGCCCGCGTTCTTCAATGAGACTTACCCTACCTCACCCAACCCTTGCGAGGAACCGACGATGGTTCATGTTCCTCAAACACGGAAGCCCGGTCTTTGCTCCGTTGCCGTACAGACAGGATCCATTCCCAACGGTTCTCCTTCAATTCTATCCAGTGAAGCTAATCAAATTTCGGACAGGAATGTTTCTGGCAGTCGCGGTGGTCGTGATCAATCTTCCTTGGAAATCATCATAACTGCACTCCAAAAGCAGCTCAAAAATCGTTCTGACACCCTAGAAGAGGTTCAAAAAGAGATGGAAGTGTGTAAAAAGGAGTTGGATTTGCGGGCTCGCCGAATTGCAGAGTTGGAGAGATCAATGACAGGTTGTTAG
- a CDS encoding 30S ribosomal protein S17 yields MPPMTFHGVVTKAGFMRKTVTVTVSRWVIHKLTGKRIERSKKYLVHDEKNQLRRDDLVVIRNCPPVSAMKRFTLHTVLKSPETERDIARAAKVQAAQSTPLGSKPKGVLESLNKS; encoded by the exons ATGCCACCAATGACATTTCATGGGGTGGTTACCAAGGCTGGATTCATGAGGAAAACCGTCACCGTGACGGTCTCCCGCTGGGTGATACACAAGTTGACTGGAAAG CGAATTGAAAGGAGCAAAAAGTATCTGGTTCATGATGAGAAGAATC AACTCCGACGAGACGACCTTGTTGTCATTCGTAATTGTCCGCCTGTATCTGCCATGAAGAGATTTACTCTTCACACCGTCTTGAAAAGTCCTGAAACAGAACGCGACATAGCTCGGGCTGCGAAAGTACAGGCGGCACAGAGTACTCCATTGGGATCAAAACCAAAAGGAGTCCTCGAATCTCTCAACAAATCGTGA
- a CDS encoding Prefoldin subunit 6 yields MSLELKLQQASVDFENLQAELSRVVEARQRLDAQLSENELVKKEFAVLTPENTIYKLIGPVLVKQDQAEAKSNVDTRLDFIRSEIRRVEAQIKDIEGRQEKKKGELVQIQSALQQASTQSSSPTLTA; encoded by the exons ATGTCGTTAGAGCTCAAATTACAACAAGCCTCTGTAGATTTTGAAAATCTCCAAGCAGAGCTGTCACGAGTAGTGGAAGCCAGGCAACGTCTCGATGCACAGCTTTCAGAAAATGAGTTGGTTAAAAAG GAGTTTGCAGTTTTAACTCCCGAAAACACTATTTACAAGTTGATTGGACCTGTTCTCGTCAAACAGGATCAAGCTGAAGCAAAAAGCAATGTGGACACGCGACTAGACTTCATACGCAGCGAGAT CCGACGGGTGGAAGCACAAATCAAAGATATCGAGGGAAggcaggaaaagaagaagggaGAG CTGGTGCAAATCCAATCAGCACTTCAGCAGGCATCTACTCagtcctcctcccccacgCTGACAGCATGA
- a CDS encoding Charged multivesicular body protein 6, protein MGGSQSLPKITPQDRAILDLKLQRDKLRQYQKKIQHVLDREQAIAKAQLAAGQKDRALIALRRRKYQQGLMSKTDSQLENLEQLVTTIEFSLVEVSVLHGLKQGNDVLKEIHKEMNIESVEKLLEETAEAREYQKEIGDMLANTLTLDDEDAVQEELSALQKDILGEDKEPHLFDLPTVPSEEPRDPITEGMFLVFTFILHTLKCFARPSTPT, encoded by the exons ATGGGAGGTAGCCAGTCTCTTCCCAAGATAACACCGCAAGATCGGGCGATTTTGGA CCTGAAGCTACAGCGCGATAAATTAAGGCAATACCAGAAGAAG ATACAACATGTCTTGGACAGGGAACAAGCAATTGCCAAAGCTCAGCTAGCAGCTGGACAGAAGGATCGAGCGCTCATTGCGCTGCGGAGGCGGAAGTACCAGCAAGGCCTGATGTCAAAAACAGACAGTCAACTGGAGAATCTAGAGCAATTG GTCACTACAATTGAATTCTCCCTTGTTGAGGTCTCTGTGTTGCACGGCCTCAAACAGGGAAACGACGTTTTGAAGGAGATTCATAAAGAAATGAACATAGAGAGTGTTGAAAAGCTATTAGAGGAGACCGCTGAAGCGCGCGAATaccaaaag GAAATTGGCGATATGCTCGCCAACACGCTTACGttagatgacgaagatgctGTTCAAGAGGAATTGTCTGCCCTTCAGAAGGATATC TTAGGAGAAGACAAGGAACCCCATCTCTTCGACCTTCCCACCGTGCCATCCGAAGAACCCCGAGATCCTATCACCGAAGGCATGTTTCTTGTATTTACCTTCATATTACACACATTGAAATGCTTTGCTAGACCATCAACTCCAACGTGA